A region of the Lathamus discolor isolate bLatDis1 chromosome 12, bLatDis1.hap1, whole genome shotgun sequence genome:
GTGTCCTCAACCTGCTGACAACCATCTGAGAAGTGTAAGTCTGCATTTTACCTGCACGCCTGGACTCACTGGAACCGGGTACATCATATTTGGTGCAAAACAAACGGGCTGAGTGTACACTGGAGTTGGCTGCTGATGACCCACCATGGAGGGGCTAGGTTGAGCTTGTGGACGAGGGGAGGTTGGTGTAGTAGAAGGTTTCGGCTACAAACAGAGTTCAACAAGGCATAAGATTAGTTTGATTATCCTCCAAGTACAAGTTTTACTTAGAAAGATCTACTCAAAAACAATGTTAAACAGTATCAAGTAACTTACTTGAGCAAAAGATCGAGGGTTGAACTCTTTTGCATTAGGATTAAGTGTTGATTTTCTAACTTGCCTAAACGTAACAAAAAAATGACATTCAGCATTATTCTTTTATAAGCATACCTGTAAAACTCCCTAATGGTTAAAAATTTAGAGATTAAAAACTTCATTTCCATCTGAGAGTCAGATTTCTGAGAACTCAAGCAACACATGGCATGAAAAAAGCCACCCTTGGTGACAGTACTCTTACTATACTTATCCATAACAAAGCTTTCCTGCTGTTGATACTACAGCTCACATGAGCtaggaaaacatttaaataagcaTTTAGACAGGAATTAGGCATCAAAAGAGCTCTACATGCAGCCCTGCCACTGACTCATCAGATGACTTTTAGTAGTTACTTCACCTGTTCTCTCTAACAGAGAGTACTGGTATCAGTATATAAACAGTACGATATTACACATTCATCACAGCTTTATCCACAAATGGCTAAATGCTAATAACAGATGTGCTTATTCTAAAAGGCATAATTACTCACTCAGAAGtatccttcttctcctctttATCCTCTTTATCTTGTTTACTTCCAGGCCCAGATGTCTGTACACCTTGTGAAGTTACCTCAGGCCCTCGCTTTTGCTCAGAACTATTACTTATTGAAGGAGAAATACTTGGACTATTAGGTTTGCTACTGCCACCATTAGAGTTAGTATTACTGCCAGTTTCTATGATAGATTCTTTAGGGGTtgattctgtcttttctttaaCTACATCTCTTGATTTTTCACCTTCTCGGGTTTTGTTTAGCAGCTGATCCACTGCATCTGAAGAGGAACTCGACtgtaactgaaaagaaagaaccCCAAGGAATATATTCAGTAAATTGATATGCAGAACTAGGGAGAGACAAATCTAATGCTATCACATACACAGAGTACACCACAGTCCCACCGGCCTCAATCATCTGGAAATGACCTTTTAAAGCATACATTTCAATCTCTACTAGAAGAGAAATCTATGAACCAGGATGACGTGTTAAGCCTACACTGTGAAAGAAACTATTCAGCTACTTAAATGACCTATATGTTGATTAGGGAGTGACAGGAAAGCTTAAGACAACCGTCTGGACTCATCCCCATGTGATTTAACAGTAACACTTGAAAAGCCAACCTGATTTAATAAACCAATATGGCCATCTTCGATTTGCCTCAGCAAATCCCTTTAGTTGATTTTCAAACAGCTCTTCCATACGGAGTTTAAGCGTGATAATTATTTGTACCTAATAATGAAACAGGCTTCAAGTACTATTTTCAGTGTACAGTCAATATGCACATTCATGTGTATTAGGTAATTCTACTAGCAAGAGTCTGCATTGATTTTATAATATCTAGCATGAATTCTTCTCTTTCATAAATGAAGCCCAAGTGGTAAGGACCTGTTCTCCTGTTAACACATGCAGTTTATTCAGTTCATTAAAATAGTCTGGATGCACATGAGTTAACACCATTAAGTTAACACACAGAGAGACTTACCCTAAAGTCATtcttaaatttctttaaatcaTCAATCTGTTTTCTATGTTCTGAAACAATTGGAGATACACCTGCCAAATATAAGATCAACATTGTCCAAGCATTTCTAATACAAGACTGATACACAACACGTACATATTATTGAGTGTGCAAAAATGTTTCACATCTAAAAATGAAAGTGTTATCATTTCATCTGGAGCTTGCTGTAATTCCATGTATGAGCACACAGAAATACACTGCTGAAACCACAGCATTACATAACTGGCATATCTGTAGTTCTAATGCGTCGCACCAAGACAGAAGCCCTGAGGTGCAGGGACTGCAGAACTCAGCTGAACACAAAGCAGCATGCAGCAAAACCCTCAGAACATTAACAGACCAGCATTTCAGAGCATAGCAAGTAAAGGCGAAACGCTGATCAAGGTCAGGTTTACAggtggacttgatcttaaaggtctttttcaacctaaatgattttatgattacaATTTCAACATGAAAAGATGTTTTGGAGAACTAAATGAACAAACAATGCTGCAGAGAGGGTCAAATTTAAGGCATAACAGGAAGAAGCACAGCTACAAAACCTGAGCTAACCATGATGCTCAGGAATACAGCTCTCAGCAGAAACACGCATTTAGTCCAGACAGCTAAAAACCGGCTTTGtgagcaggaaaaagaacactcacagagaaagaaagccCACCATCCACATGAGCATCTCTATACTCTGTGTTGATAAAATGAGTCCAGAACAACATGTAAAATTGCAGGCCTGCCACTTCACACCTGCACGACCAAGTTTTCACTGTAGAACACCCCAGTCAGGCTGCCTCCAAGTCTTCCTCAAAATGCTAACTAAAGCAGTCAGTACAGCAGGTTTAGTACGTGGAATTCCTCTATTACACAAGTATAGTTGAAAGCTTGATACAAACCTTTGTTTTCGGGTTTAGGAAAACTAGGAGAAGTCTCACTTGGCTTTATATTCTCCTTGTTTCCAGTTGCTGAATTTTGCCTCTGGTCTTGAAGCCTAGTATCTTTAGCTAGGAAAGAAATTACCAAAGTTATTCACTTACACACAActcaaactaaccaaagagagaaagcaagacAGAAACAGAACTGAGATTTAACCACTTCAGCTTACAAAAGAAAACGCTGGGGTCTGGAGGGTtatcctccctccttcccactcTGACTTTAAGCTGAAGAAGTCCCTGTCAAACGCATCCCCCGCATCATACACAAGAGCCTTAACTAGGCTGGGAAATGAACTATAAACTGAGAGTGGACTATTTTCACTAGTCCATTAGACAGTGCTAGAATGATCAGAGTCCTCAGACATCTTGACTGTGCTCTTGAGTGTTTGGATTATTCCCCTTCCTTTTGCTATGCTCAGAATATTCTTTGAAACCAGCATCCCATGTTTCTTTAAACAGCCAGGAACtcagtttgaagaaaaaatataatccTCAATTTAAGTCAAACACCTATAAGCCCATATTCCttaaagagcagaagaaattGAGCATATAGACTTACCAAAAAGTTTTTCTCCAACCTTAGTTTAAAGCTAGCATCATGACAAAAGGGGAACTTGCTACACAGTGAAATCAAACGCATCAGAAGTTTTCCTATCATTTAGGAAACAGCTCTGCTCTTGCAGAGGCACATTCTTTGTCAGGGTTAAGGAACAGGAGCATTTGCAAGCAGCAAGGGTAACTTACCTTCACTGGAAGGGGTAACTGCTCTGTTGGATGCAGGGCTGGCAGGTGTAGGAGAGGCAGCTGGAACAGGCATGGCAACAGATTCAGTGGGAATAGTTCCAGGCTGAGGAGAAGGCAGAGCTGGTCCCATGGgagtgctgctctgccttggAGACCTAGGCCTGTGTGTTTTAGGGGATAATCTCGGAACTAGaaacaaacagggaaaaaacagtTATAGGATTAAGTTTCCTCATCTGCTCAGCAGTTTGCTTATTTACAAATCACTAATGacatgctttaaaatacttagTGGAGAATTATATAGTAACTGAAAACCTGTTTACCTTTCAGGTACATCTCCTAGTTCCTTACAATGCAGCATTGCAGGTAAGTGGTGCAATTATTCTGCAGACTGTCCCCTAATACATATCACTGCCCTGTAGTGCCACCATGAAACTGCAATATTCTCCCCAGCCCCCAAGTAGTACAGCTACAACAGCTCACATTAACACAGAAAAGGTGGACAGGTCTCCACACAAACAGCTGTAAAACGTTTTTAAAAGGGCTGAAAAAAACCACATCCATTTTACAGCGTCCTCTTTTGGAGGCTTGCcagctggaagaaaaacaatatCCTATTGAAAGAAGATGGTGTGATGTATGGTTTTGCCCCCGTGTTAAAGCAGTGAGGGAAGCTGTACATTCTTTGAATCGTAAGTTGCACCTCCTGCTCATCCCGCCGTGGCTAGTTACGTGCCTTACATCACATATTAACATCAACTGAGCGAGGAGAAAGACAGGTTAAGTTGTTTTAACAATCCTACTTGCACGCTAACAACATATAAAATGGGGAGGGAAGATGAATCAGACATAATGCCGTAACAGAAGAGGTTAAATCTTTTCCACAGGGCAACAGGTCTGAGGGGGTCTAATTCCTCCCTTCTTGCTGAAACATGCATTCCCACTGCCCTCCTCCAGAGCTCTAGCACTGCTAACATGTACCAGACTTCAAACTGCTGCCCGCTTGCCCTTCAATTCAAAGAGAGTGCCCAGCTGCTGACAACTCACTAGAACACGGCCTCAACTACAAAAGCTTGAGACTAGGGCCTGTGTCATGAAGTATTTAAGAAACGTGTTAAtggaacaaaacaagaaaagacaCTGACTATTATCTGCTGCTACAGCACTGAGACAAACACAAAATGGCCACTTAAAACCTGAccagtttttaaaggaaaaatatatccAACTTGAATCCTCTAACACCAGCCTTCCTCTATCCAAACGCCTCCTCCATTTGTAAACCACAACTCAGTTACACTGCCATTAACCAAATTCAGTGACACAATGGAACACAAAGAACTTTTCCTGTCTCCTTCAATAACTTCcctgaaaattgcttttttcGTCAACCAATTCccacatttttccttcctttcatacAGCATCTGACTTAACCTCTCTGCCATTAGGTCAATACTGCACCTGAAGGACCAACTCACCAACTAGTTTACTAAGCTACCTGGGAACATCCTTGTCCCCCATCATCTGAACAGGCTAAGTTAACAGACCAGTGTTTATTCAGAGCCTGAATTGTCTAGAAACGCAGTATTCTGCTTAGCATTCACACTCTAGAGTGCCCCTGGCAAGCCATCTGCAATAAGCCAAGCTTTACCTACCCCCACTGACAACTGATGACCACGTCCCACCTGAAGGGCTGCCTCGTGCCACTGCAGTAGTAGATGCTTCCCCTGGTGCATTATGAGATACAAATTCTAAGCCACTTGAAATTGTACCCCTACCAGTAGAGACTCTGTGACCTCGAGGGTGCCGTTGTGCCTTAGGAGACATCCGTGGAGGCCCTGAGGAGAAGAAGACAACCCCACACAATAAGTACTTAATGTCCACCACTACGAGTACCCAaacatactgcttttaaaactggACTTAATCTAATAACTCTCAGTATTACAGTCAAGCAATTTACACTGACATCAACTAGAACCAGGGATCCATGAGAGTAAAGAGGCCAAGTCATTGGTCCAGCCAGACTACCAACACACTCATCGCCTTGCTCTGACAGCTCAAGTTCATTGATATTTAGAAGCTTTATCAGAATTAGAACAGGTATGCAAGTCCTGGATGTAAAAGATTTGAACCCAAGCATCCAATATTGCTTACTGCCAGACAAGCCAAAAAGGTGAGGGGCCCAGTTCCCTCTGGATAAGCACAGCTCCAGGCTATCAAAGGTTTtccagaaaagaacaaatatcCATTGCTTTTGTCAGGTGGTCAGTGATACCAACCATGTATTTACAGTGCAGTCATCACTGGCTGGCCAATGCTCTTGGGGAATTTCAGCAGAGCATTCTGCATTGAGGCCGAATTGCCTGCAGCACGTCGCAATTCATTTACAAGTCAGCAAAATTGCAACCAAACAAGTTATTGTTATCCCAAGGTTCAAGTCATGCATGTTGTAACGCCAGAAGCTAAAGTCAGAAGTGAGTACAGTAATTCTGAACAGCTTATACCACTGCCACAGAACAGTTATGCTCAAGTCTAAGCAGCAATACAGTTCCTATAGcctaaaatacatttctctttaCAAGATGAGACTGAAATGTTGatacttcaaaaggaaaaacgGTGTATGAACAGAAGACAACGTGGCCGATTACAGTTCACTTTTAATGTAGGTCAGTAACAGTGAAAAGTTCAGATAATGGCTTTCTGGTTTTAGATAAAGTTCTAAAATATCAAGTACCTCTTCTGGTTACATAAATTTTTAAATGACAGCCTCTATTTTAACCATGACTCTAAAGCACACTTCAACCCAATTTATCTACAGGCAAGTCTTTTAAAGAATACACACTTTGTCCAGCAATGCCCTAGCACGTGTTGTGCAGGCTACTTTTTAAGTGCACTTAAAGAagattaaataaacattttagaatGTGTTCCCTTCCTGTACCCTCAGAGGACAAATTTAGCTCAGATACTCCTGCATACAGCTATGGAGACTCACGGGTTAGCCTTTCCCTGCATATTCCTGGCTGCTAATGCAAACAGATCTAAAGCCTTCTACAGATTCACCTATAAAGCAGCTTATCCTATCCCATTCCACAGTGCACTTCTCCAAACACTGGTTTTTAACAAAAGGAAATTCAATGATTTAGTTCAATTTGGAACTGCTTTTTGTGGAAcaactgtattaaaatatttgatatgttatataaatttatattcCTAAGAAGGCCCTTCAAGTTATCAGGTCCTGCATGTTGCTGTTGGTTAAGTTAAGACACTGAGCAGCGTTTACAAAGCTGAGCTGATTTCATACCAACTTGGGAAATGTcacagctttattttgtttttgtaaagCTCTTCAAATAAAAAGGTTAATAGAAATAGTCTGATAAAACTAAAGTTAAACACAAATTATAGGTTAAgtaatgaagaggaaaaacaattttGTAATTAAACTCACAAAGGAGTTaaacaaagacaaacaaaaacatgAACAAATCGTGGTATTGTACCTTCTGAAGACATGCGTTTAGGCATAGTAGAGACAGGAGCTGGAGAACCATGAGCAGAGGGGTGAGACGGGGGCCTGGAGGGCCGCGAGGGGGGCCTGGAGGGCGGCCGTGTAGGGGTGGCTGCCCGAGGTGGAAGAGAGTTGGGACCTGACTGGTAGCGAGAAGGTGGGCGAGAGGAAGGAGATGGGCAAGGCGATGGCCAGGGAACACCTGACAGAACAAATGATATGAAGGAAAGTataaaaactaaagaaaaattatgGGGAAAAAggtcaacagaaaaaaaaaagtaaaatatgacAAAATGATTTTTCATGTTTAACCCTTTGGGGATAGCTCAGTTTAGCTCGGCAACCAAGAAAATCGGTCTGTGCAAGGTTATTTCCTCCACTTCAGGTCAAATTTAACATCTGAATGTCACAAACTCCCCAAAGGGTTAATTAGGATCTACAAATACTACTAAGGAATAGACAGTAAAGTTTGATCTGTTAGCCTATTATATATATGTTCTACAGTACGCATCACTCTTGACAAGGTCCTTAAATAGCTACTAGAGGTTCTCAAACAGCGGTTCACATACAGTATTGACTCTACAAACTGCTACTTTCAAACCAAATGATGAGCAGTATCAATTCTAGGAACTGTATCTTTACAAAAAGCAGCGGTGTTCAGTGTCTGAATCCTGCCATTAATGCTTTTAGCAGTTATCTGAAGTATTAATGTCATATTTTAGTCTAGGATATAGGGCTCATTGTTTCCAAATCAAAGAGATTTAATTCACAAGCCATTCTGAATATCTTAGGTATATGTTTTCATTCAGCAGACTAATAGTATGACAGAAACCACAATTACTATGAATAAATGTCAAGGTTCGCACTGTTTGGGCAAGACTCAGTTGTTCATCCTTTGTACAGCTGactgtatttaaaaaggaagtCTCACTTACCTTTAGATGGTTTTCAGACCTCCTCTCCAGATAGAGGCACTTGAGTACTCTATATTTATCATTTATTCACagccatctcttgtaacagcaGTTTTAACTTAGAAAAATAATGCCTTTAGTATAGGCTACTGCTGAAATCCATCTCGGATACATGGTGTCTGGTTTATGGAACACCAATTCCTGCTATACAGTGCCTAGTGATGTCTGTTTATAAATATTACCCATGTGTATAGCAGCAAATACTCAAATAGCTATTTGGAGAGAAGGCTTTGATTCCTCTTCCCCTAACACTTCTTTTGCTTTATCCTTTTTCATGGGAAAGAGAATTGATCCATGCaccagaaaggaagaaagatgcCTTGTTGGCTGCCACTTCCCTTTCACTAGGTGTCAGCATTGCTACTCCTCCGTTGAGCTCAGCAGCAGTACTACACAAAGCAGGTTTTAACCTTTAAAACCTGATACTGCACCATCATCTAAGACAAAGGTGATTGAGGGAAAACAAGTGatatttctgctctgaaaagctTTGTACAGCGCAGCCAAATGCGTGTTCCATTACAAATTAAACCCAAATCAAAATCACGACCTCTGTGTTAAATGATGAGTGCTAATCTAGCTTACGAAATACACATCCTAAGACCACACCAGATGCAGTTGCAACATAATTAGGTAATTGACTGCAATTTTATAAAGCACATTTGTTTAGACTTCAGATACTTGCCTCCGTTAACTACTCTTTGATCTGCTCCAGAGTTAGGACTGAATTCTGAAGTATGGGATCCAGACCTTGAAATTGGTGGGCCTGATCCAGACTGGCCCATCCTTGGTGAGTTTTGTCTTCCACTTCCCCAGGACAGGACATCTCTATTCCTCTGCCCAGGtggaatgtatttattttctctgtaaaaacAGCAAATTTCTATCAGTGTTAAGACAGAACAATGAAAAGTACCTGACCAAGTGCTCTGCTGGCATTTTCTATCCTTCTCAAATCAAGCTAAAGGAAAATTCTAAATACTATCAGATGTTGACCTAACATTCACCTCCTGAATTGGCTTTTGATACTGACCACAGAGTCCACTTTCTATGAGCTCACGAACACTGAACGCTTTAGTCCTAATGCCTGAAATTCCCCACGACACACCATAACCACTGCCTTTTCCTGTAATTCGGTCTGAATTCACCACAGAGATAATACAGGGCCAGGCGGAGGTGCGCAAGTTAGCGCGagtgccaaaaccagcacaggatTGTTTACACAAGGTTCCTAACCTCATCAGCCctgctgaaaaagcagtttCAATGAGCAAATTGTACCAAAACATGTACATCACTTAACTCAAACCACTATTGACAGTGTATGCAAGTACCTAGTGTTCACACCGTGGCCTTCTCGTTCGTTAGCATTTCTCTGAACAGcagtgtatttttcttcttctgttctttcatcGTTTTCCAAGGCAACCCGAGCTTTGTATTGGGCACTTGATTCGATTTCCTCTGCTAATTGAGTTGCTCTGGCTTCCCGTTTTAAAAACTCTTCTGAATTATCTCTTTCTAATGGCACCCTAGAAGACAACAAAAAGAACCTCTGAAATGCATTCAAAAGCGCAAAGGAGCTACAAAAACGACACTGTGTTAATTCTAACCAAgtcaagaggaaaacaaattgcTTTTAAGCCAGAAGACTTGCTATCTTTTTTAGTATATTGATATTCCTGGACTGATTTGATACTTGGTGCAAATTCAGTGCTATGTACCTGCCTGGAGAGCTGAGGTCAGGGTGCAGAGCTCTTCCATAGGACTTGCAAAATCCCCAGTCCCTAAAGCTATGCAAAAGCTCCAATTTTCACATGCTTGAGTACATTAGTAATAAGAAGCCTCAGCCTGTTGTTTAGATAGGAAGCTGCTCTAAAAGACTGTATTTGAATTTCTTTAGCTATTTACACATTCCCAGTGGACCCAAGAGTCCCCAGTCCTACTGAAATTAAACAGTTACATTCCTAATCCTTTGATAATTCCAGCCATAGAACTGCAGCTCTTCCTGTTACGAGGGAACTGCAGAAAAGATGAATGCCACACATTAGAGCACAGGACCAGAAACCCATGACTCACTTGCCATGTCCTAGGACCTCAAACCCATTCATTCCACGTATTCTCTACCATTCTCTATTAGGTAATAGCATGTTGCAAAAAGCATACGTAGGTTCCTTAGGAAAGCCACCAAGTATTAAACACAGAAGCAATGAAATACTGAAAGGTAACTAGGGATGGACATTACACCCTGCAACTCCTTCTGTCCACccatggttttggtttttacctCTTCTAATTTGTGTTTAAGAATCAGGTTTTACAAAGCAACTTTGCACTTTGTCCCCAGTTCTAATACTGAGTTCTAGAAGTCATTTCATCCAACCTTACTTCAGAATAAACTACATAAAGAACACAGCTGAGGCTTGGACCATGCTATGCTGGGCATTATAGAATCACTACTGCACATACTTTgaataatacaaaaaaagaacaaagaaagtaGGTGGAGACACAAGCCAAGTATGTACTAACATATGCAAGATTACTCAAGTGTTGGTGGCACAACCAGGAAAACAAGTGGCTTTGACAAAACCAAGCCAGCACTCAGCTACTGCATcacacattttttcctcatacaCTTCTGGCCAGACATCTGCTGGCCTTATCAATGGGAACTTCAAGGGTATGAAATAAACCCCTTACCCTTCAGCATAAAGCTTTGGCTCAAATAAGCTATGCAAGAACTTAAAGCAGACAAACCTGAAGTCACAGGCCTTGCTTGCCCTGTATTAAGCTTACACTTAAGAACACCCAATACATCCTCATTTATttaaagagactgaaaaaaatgaagggaTGTACGGCAGCAGGGATGTCAACCTAACCAAGCAAAAGAATTCCTGATGGAACATACGGATTTATGTTTTCTAATGGGGAAAAGTTGTTTTGAACCCCAGTGATGAGAGAAGCATGTACAGCAGGTGATGAACATACTAATGCAGTACACCTGCTAGAACACAAACTTGCACCTTCATGCAGTTTGACTAACTATACCTGCTTGGTTCTAGGAAGGGAAAACAATCAAACAATAAATCCATCACAATGCTTCAGTTGCACATATACTCATTTAGCTAGGCTGCTGCCCATCACATACTTGGGAGAACCAGGAAAAGAGCTTCCCAGTTCAGCAAGCCTGAGATGCAGAGCAAGTTGCTTGACTAGGAAACAATGGCATTAATTTAAAGCCACCTTCATGGTTTTAATCTCTTTCCACTAATATCCATAAAGTAGAAAGATGGAAGACTAAAGTTCAAAAGTACAAAAAGTACTTAGAGCAGTGAAGTATATGAAAGACCAGCTTCTCTAGGATTCAAACGTAAGCCGATTAAAGCACTTTGATGATCACCATGTCACAGGTCTATTTTAACAAAATAgtagaaataaaactgttgaACCAGAGACCTGCAGactaataaaaatcaaaatattccCTGCAATTCCTTGCCATTCAAAAATAAGTTTACACTTCGGGGGTTAAAAGAGTGGGAAAACATTAAAGACATTTCACAATGGCTGCTGAACATCTGCAATCGATTTGTTTTGCAGTTGCAGTTAACATTATAGCTGCAGACTACTGGGAACAGGTCCACACTGCCAAAGTAGCCAGAGCAGGGTTTATACTACTTCTATATTCAAGTTGTTATTATACTGTAAGTAAAACTTTAGTTTAGATCTAGACAAGTCTGCTAAACAAGTCACAGCACacaaccccccccaaccccccggTCATCAGCAGCATTCCAACATCATCCAGATCAACTGGCTCAATAAAACCAGGATTGAGTGACACTGCTCTGTTAGGTTAAACACAAACTATAGACAGAGCATCTATGCAAAGACAGTTTCACAATTTGGTATTTTCCACCTTATTCATAAAGGTTTTTGTGAGAAACAAGTATTATTGCATGCCTAACTTCAGAAAATGTTGCAATGGGAAGGAATTGTGCCCATTTAAGGGAACATATAATGATTACTACATCTAACTATTCACAAAAGGCTGGCAAGGTTTCTTAAGCACTATTCATTCATTGCATTTTCAGTTACTCGATTTCACAGCTTTAGAGAGTATGCAAAATTCTCTTCAGGATACACAGTTTGTTGAAGCAGGGAGAACATGAAATACAAATctaataacaaaatattttggaacTTACGTATAAGAAGATAAACTGCTGTCATAAGTTGATACTACACcataattttcttcattgtaaCGAAACATGTCATTGGGATCCCATCCATTAGACTAGAAGAAAAtgatgtttgtttttcaaaatgaCACTGGAAACACAATTCCCTCAAACTTAAGGGCTGATGGCAGAAATGACAccttttgcccttttccttgGGCCTATAAATTCACTGTCCAGATAGCAAAGTTACTAAAGCTACAATTTATTCCAGAGACATTTGTTCACCAGATGCACAGATTTTACCTTCAAAAGCcaggtttttcttgtttgttgtgtggttttgtgttctttttatGACGGGTTTTAAGTACCATGCTCACTCTGGTACTAGAAGATTACTGGCTAGCAGGGAATACATAGATGAACGCCTTTTCCACAATTGCAAACTGACGCTTCTGAACGTTAGAAGTGTCCTTTGCTGTGGCAAACGCTCCAGCTTTTCAAAGGCACTACTAATGCAATTATGTGAGCCACACACCCCACAGGCAGAACACCCCTGTTGATATGCACAACTTCCCCACTTT
Encoded here:
- the ATXN2 gene encoding ataxin-2 isoform X1 produces the protein MSLKQAAAPQAAGNNRKPPGGGGGGGGGPGLPSAAGGGRQNMGRGRSSGKGPPQPTISFDGIYANMRMVHILTSVVGSKCEVQVKNGGIYEGVFKTYSPKCDLVLDAAHRKTAESSLGPKREDILESILFKSSDFVMVHFKDMDTNYARRDAFTDSAISAKVNGEHKEKDLEPWDGGENTATEELEALETDVSNGWDPNDMFRYNEENYGVVSTYDSSLSSYTVPLERDNSEEFLKREARATQLAEEIESSAQYKARVALENDERTEEEKYTAVQRNANEREGHGVNTRENKYIPPGQRNRDVLSWGSGRQNSPRMGQSGSGPPISRSGSHTSEFSPNSGADQRVVNGGVPWPSPCPSPSSRPPSRYQSGPNSLPPRAATPTRPPSRPPSRPSRPPSHPSAHGSPAPVSTMPKRMSSEGPPRMSPKAQRHPRGHRVSTGRGTISSGLEFVSHNAPGEASTTAVARGSPSGGTWSSVVSGVPRLSPKTHRPRSPRQSSTPMGPALPSPQPGTIPTESVAMPVPAASPTPASPASNRAVTPSSEAKDTRLQDQRQNSATGNKENIKPSETSPSFPKPENKGVSPIVSEHRKQIDDLKKFKNDFRLQSSSSSDAVDQLLNKTREGEKSRDVVKEKTESTPKESIIETGSNTNSNGGSSKPNSPSISPSISNSSEQKRGPEVTSQGVQTSGPGSKQDKEDKEEKKDTSEQVRKSTLNPNAKEFNPRSFAQPKPSTTPTSPRPQAQPSPSMVGHQQPTPVYTQPVCFAPNMMYPVPVSPGVQPLYPIPMTPMPVNQAKTYRAGKVPNMPQQRQDQHHQSTMMHPASAAGPPIVATPPAYSTQYVAYSPQQFPNQPLVQHVPHYQSQHPHVYSPVIQGNARMMAPPTHAQPGLVSSSATQYGAHEQTHAMYACPKIPYSKETGPSFYFAISTGSLAQQYAHPNATLHPHPPHPQPSATPTGQQQSQHAGSHPAPSPVQHHQHQAAQALHLANPQQQSAIYHAGLAPTPPSMTPGSNTQSPQNSFPTAQQTVFTIHPSHVQPAYTNPPHMAHVPQAHVQSGMVPSHPTAHAPMMLMTTQPPGGPQAAIAQSALQPIPVSTTTHFPYMTHPSGEECVPGRPAP
- the ATXN2 gene encoding ataxin-2 isoform X2, with the protein product MSLKQAAAPQAAGNNRKPPGGGGGGGGGPGLPSAAGGGRQNMGRGRSSGKGPPQPTISFDGIYANMRMVHILTSVVGSKCEVQVKNGGIYEGVFKTYSPKCDLVLDAAHRKTAESSLGPKREDILESILFKSSDFVMVHFKDMDTNYARRDAFTDSAISAKVNGEHKEKDLEPWDGGENTATEELEALETDVSNGWDPNDMFRYNEENYGVVSTYDSSLSSYTVPLERDNSEEFLKREARATQLAEEIESSAQYKARVALENDERTEEEKYTAVQRNANEREGHGVNTRENKYIPPGQRNRDVLSWGSGRQNSPRMGQSGSGPPISRSGSHTSEFSPNSGADQRVVNGGVPWPSPCPSPSSRPPSRYQSGPNSLPPRAATPTRPPSRPPSRPSRPPSHPSAHGSPAPVSTMPKRMSSEGPPRMSPKAQRHPRGHRVSTGRGTISSGLEFVSHNAPGEASTTAVARGSPSGGTWSSVVSGVPRLSPKTHRPRSPRQSSTPMGPALPSPQPGTIPTESVAMPVPAASPTPASPASNRAVTPSSEAKDTRLQDQRQNSATGNKENIKPSETSPSFPKPENKGVSPIVSEHRKQIDDLKKFKNDFRLQSSSSSDAVDQLLNKTREGEKSRDVVKEKTESTPKESIIETGSNTNSNGGSSKPNSPSISPSISNSSEQKRGPEVTSQGVQTSGPGSKQDKEDKEEKKDTSEQVRKSTLNPNAKEFNPRSFAQPKPSTTPTSPRPQAQPSPSMVGHQQPTPVYTQPVCFAPNMMYPVPVSPGVQPLYPIPMTPMPVNQAKTYRAGKVPNMPQQRQDQHHQSTMMHPASAAGPPIVATPPAYSTQYVAYSPQQFPNQPLVQHVPHYQSQHPHVYSPVIQGNARMMAPPTHAQPGLVSSSATQYGAHEQTHAMYACPKIPYSKETGPSFYFAISTGSLAQQYAHPNATLHPHPPHPQPSATPTGQQQSQHAGSHPAPSPVQHHQHQAAQALHLANPQQQSAIYHAGLAPTPPSMTPGSNTQSPQNSFPTAQQTVFTIHPSHVQPAYTNPPHMAHVPQAHVQSGMVPSHPTAHAPMMLMTTQPPGGPQAAIAQSALQPIPVSTTTHFPYMTHPSVQAHHQQQL